A section of the Leptotrichia buccalis C-1013-b genome encodes:
- the asnS gene encoding asparagine--tRNA ligase has product MLLELRELQKNTKEYLGKEIEINGWVKKIRSQKNFGFIELNDGTFFTGIQVVFEEGLENFEEISKLTISTSVKVTGIVVESVGKGQAYEIKATKISVYQKADSDYPLQNKRHSFEFLRTIAHLRPRTNAFFATFRVRSILSYAIHKFFQEKNFVYVQTPIITGSDAEGAGEMFRLTTLDINNIPKTENGSIDFKQDFFGKEANLTVSGQLNVETFATAFKNTYTFGPTFRAEKSNTPKHAAEFWMMEPEIAFADLDVNMDVIEEMIKYIVNYVRENAKEEMEFFNKFVDKDLFNRLDTLVNNEFGRITYTEAIEILKNSKQKFEYEVEWGIDLQTEHERYLAEKHFKKPVFVTDYPKDIKAFYMKLNEDGKTVRAVDLLAPGIGEIVGGSQREDDYEILLGKINEMGLKEEDYWWYLDLRKYGSVPHSGFGLGFDRMLMYITGMTNIRDVIPFPRTTKNLEF; this is encoded by the coding sequence ATGTTATTAGAATTAAGGGAACTTCAAAAGAATACAAAAGAGTATTTAGGAAAAGAAATTGAAATTAATGGTTGGGTAAAAAAAATTAGAAGTCAAAAAAACTTTGGATTTATTGAGTTGAATGATGGAACTTTTTTTACTGGGATTCAAGTTGTGTTTGAAGAAGGATTGGAAAATTTTGAGGAAATTTCTAAACTTACGATTTCGACTTCAGTTAAAGTTACAGGAATTGTAGTAGAATCAGTAGGGAAAGGGCAGGCTTACGAAATTAAAGCAACAAAAATTTCTGTTTATCAAAAAGCTGATTCAGATTATCCGTTGCAAAATAAAAGGCATTCATTTGAATTTTTGAGAACGATTGCACATTTACGTCCTAGAACTAATGCGTTTTTTGCAACTTTTAGAGTACGTTCAATTTTGTCTTATGCAATTCATAAATTTTTTCAAGAAAAAAACTTTGTGTATGTGCAAACACCTATAATTACTGGAAGTGATGCAGAAGGTGCTGGAGAAATGTTTAGACTTACGACGCTTGATATAAACAATATTCCAAAAACTGAAAATGGAAGTATTGATTTTAAACAGGATTTCTTTGGTAAAGAGGCAAATCTTACGGTTAGTGGGCAGTTAAATGTTGAAACTTTTGCAACTGCATTTAAAAATACGTATACTTTTGGGCCTACATTCAGAGCTGAAAAATCGAACACTCCAAAACATGCTGCGGAGTTTTGGATGATGGAGCCTGAAATTGCATTTGCAGACTTGGACGTAAATATGGATGTTATTGAGGAAATGATAAAATACATTGTAAATTATGTAAGGGAAAATGCTAAGGAAGAAATGGAATTTTTTAATAAATTTGTAGACAAGGACTTGTTTAACAGGCTTGATACTTTAGTAAACAATGAATTTGGGAGAATTACTTATACAGAAGCAATTGAAATTTTGAAAAATTCAAAACAGAAATTTGAATATGAAGTGGAATGGGGAATTGATTTACAGACTGAACACGAAAGATATTTGGCAGAAAAACACTTTAAAAAGCCTGTATTTGTAACTGATTATCCAAAAGATATAAAGGCATTTTATATGAAGTTAAATGAAGATGGGAAAACTGTAAGAGCAGTTGACTTATTGGCACCGGGAATTGGAGAAATCGTAGGTGGAAGCCAAAGGGAAGATGATTATGAAATTCTTTTAGGAAAAATCAATGAAATGGGATTAAAAGAGGAAGATTACTGGTGGTACCTAGACTTGAGAAAATATGGAAGTGTGCCACATTCAGGATTTGGGCTTGGATTTGACAGAATGCTTATGTACATTACTGGAATGACAAACATAAGGGATGTGATTCCGTTCCCAAGAACAACTAAAAACTTGGAGTTCTAA
- a CDS encoding tetratricopeptide repeat protein translates to MKRMIMMMGILLIFATVVKANYYITENTTVTSPGDATTVEEERIAPTVEPDEITRQAFEPGNALNKSRNKETKNIPVERKTVDSGTMPATQTEDISTEAKYDSYANYENATLAKKSSSATFRMAQLYFRDGLYEKAVNLALKDEAPDIPVMYVIAIGSRLMGNNEQSIDYYSRILSQDNNQAEAKLGMGIAYKSKGDFSKALGYLRDYNSTHSDDEVKKEIAVLNEILAGSR, encoded by the coding sequence ATGAAAAGAATGATAATGATGATGGGGATTCTTTTAATTTTTGCGACAGTTGTAAAGGCAAATTATTATATTACTGAAAATACGACGGTAACCAGTCCAGGTGATGCCACTACTGTTGAAGAAGAAAGAATTGCACCAACTGTTGAACCTGATGAAATAACAAGGCAAGCATTTGAACCAGGAAATGCATTAAATAAAAGCAGAAATAAAGAAACAAAAAATATACCAGTTGAACGAAAAACTGTTGATAGTGGAACTATGCCGGCAACACAGACCGAAGACATATCGACGGAAGCAAAATACGATTCATACGCAAATTACGAAAATGCCACGCTTGCCAAAAAAAGCTCATCAGCCACATTCAGAATGGCACAGCTTTATTTTCGTGATGGACTTTATGAAAAAGCAGTAAATTTGGCACTAAAAGATGAAGCACCTGATATTCCTGTAATGTATGTAATTGCAATTGGATCAAGGCTTATGGGGAATAATGAACAGTCAATTGATTATTACAGCAGAATCTTGTCACAAGACAACAATCAGGCTGAAGCAAAACTGGGAATGGGCATTGCCTACAAATCAAAAGGGGATTTTTCAAAAGCATTAGGATATTTGCGGGATTATAATTCTACACATTCTGATGATGAGGTAAAAAAAGAAATCGCAGTATTAAATGAAATATTAGCCGGTTCAAGATAA
- the dprA gene encoding DNA-processing protein DprA codes for MEWLRLKEYGMKNAHIKKLMLIFQDFEELFYEENFKLFNDELKSQLEEAMKIDMTARLELYERNRVRIISANDKEYPKKLKEIKDFPVFLYLKGKKLKDYDKIKIDKGKISVDNKRNIGIVGTRRATKFGKTACEKIVNELVNYEVTVISGLADGIDTIALKTALDKEIEVVSVVGTGLDIVYPYENRDLWERIGEVGTLISEYPLGTQPTRWTFPRRNRIIAGISDGVLVAESFKKGGALITAELAFSMNREVFAVPGFINYPSFEGCNDLIKNNKAKLVTCGNDIAEEFLWDIKKEKSKLQKLTSEEQIVFETIMEEVSFEQILQNVKEKIEKNKLFSIIMSLKIRGLITETNGAKYIRIV; via the coding sequence GTGGAATGGCTTAGATTAAAGGAATATGGGATGAAAAATGCCCATATAAAAAAACTTATGTTAATTTTTCAAGATTTTGAAGAATTATTTTATGAAGAAAATTTTAAATTGTTTAATGATGAATTAAAAAGTCAGCTGGAAGAAGCAATGAAAATTGATATGACAGCAAGGCTAGAGCTTTATGAGCGAAACAGAGTAAGAATAATAAGTGCAAATGATAAGGAATATCCGAAAAAACTGAAGGAAATAAAGGATTTTCCAGTCTTTTTGTATTTAAAAGGAAAAAAGTTAAAAGATTACGATAAAATAAAAATAGACAAAGGCAAAATATCAGTAGATAATAAGCGTAATATCGGAATTGTAGGAACACGGCGAGCAACTAAATTTGGAAAAACAGCCTGTGAAAAAATTGTAAATGAGCTTGTAAATTATGAGGTAACCGTAATTAGCGGACTTGCCGATGGAATAGATACAATTGCACTAAAAACTGCACTGGATAAGGAAATAGAAGTTGTATCAGTAGTAGGCACAGGGCTGGACATAGTTTATCCATACGAAAATCGGGATTTATGGGAAAGAATAGGAGAAGTTGGAACTCTTATAAGCGAATATCCGCTTGGAACACAGCCTACACGCTGGACTTTTCCTAGAAGAAATCGAATTATAGCAGGAATATCAGATGGAGTTCTAGTAGCCGAAAGTTTTAAAAAAGGTGGTGCATTAATCACAGCAGAACTGGCTTTTAGCATGAACCGCGAAGTTTTTGCCGTACCTGGATTCATAAATTATCCATCTTTTGAAGGCTGTAACGATTTAATAAAAAATAATAAAGCAAAATTAGTAACTTGCGGAAATGATATTGCCGAAGAGTTTTTGTGGGATATAAAAAAAGAAAAAAGTAAATTACAAAAACTTACATCAGAAGAACAAATTGTATTTGAAACAATAATGGAAGAAGTAAGTTTTGAGCAAATTCTACAAAATGTGAAAGAAAAAATTGAGAAAAATAAATTGTTTTCAATAATTATGAGTCTAAAAATTAGAGGATTAATTACAGAAACAAATGGGGCAAAGTACATTAGGATAGTATAA
- the topA gene encoding type I DNA topoisomerase, translating to MARKLVIVESPSKAKTIEKILGRNYEVVASYGHVIDLPKTKIGIDVENNFEPQYKVIKGKGEVLKKLKEKAKSANAVYLASDQDREGEAIAWHISNYIKQPDKVKRIEFNEITKTAVNNAIKNPRDINDNLVNAQQARRLLDRIVGYKISPLLWKIINRNASAGRVQSVALKLICDLEDEINAFVPQKYWEVSALIEKDINLNLVKIANEKVDKIFDEKVVKKLKKDLKDESLTIEKIEVKKKSQRPPLVFKTSTLQQLASSYLGYGASKTMRIAQQLYEGLPIDGENKGLITYMRTDSTRISVDALNMAKDYITKNYGEKYVGKYVVKNSKSNVQDAHEGIRPSDINLVPDDIKVYLTNEQYRLYKLIWDRFLVSQFAAMQYEQMQINAVNGDYSFRGTINKVIFDGYYKIFKDEDEIKTGDFPELKEGNVHPIDKLNVEEGITKPPTRFSEATLVKKLESEGIGRPSTYASIVETLKTREYVELIEKRFYPTYLGYEVKDELVKNFKDIMNVKFTANMEKELDKVEEGTVEWVQLLRAFYNSLEKEIKKFEKEIEEMKNRRVVSDVLDSEGKPMILKTGLYGKYLISETNEKEKVSLKGIAVSPEELKKGEIFIKTEVEKLQNNKKGILTDYFDENGNRYVLKVGRFGEYLESENYEKDEKRMSLPAELKQKYKKGAVIELDGVLQINDEMKRLQEIDRKIIEEAGVCEFCGKPYEIKTGRFGKFLACTGYPECKTIKNIKTGKVTRVTEKEEKAKKTVKKATKKTVTKSKSTAAKAKKTTATKKKTTTKKSTAKKSE from the coding sequence TTGGCTAGAAAGTTAGTTATTGTTGAGTCACCGTCGAAGGCAAAAACTATTGAAAAAATACTTGGTAGAAATTACGAAGTTGTTGCATCTTACGGACATGTGATTGATTTACCAAAAACAAAAATTGGGATAGATGTGGAAAATAATTTTGAGCCTCAATACAAGGTTATAAAAGGGAAAGGTGAGGTTTTAAAGAAATTAAAGGAAAAAGCGAAAAGTGCAAACGCTGTTTACCTGGCATCAGATCAGGATAGGGAAGGGGAAGCGATTGCTTGGCACATTTCTAATTATATTAAGCAGCCTGATAAGGTAAAAAGGATAGAATTTAACGAGATAACAAAGACGGCTGTAAATAATGCGATTAAAAACCCAAGAGATATTAATGATAATCTTGTGAATGCACAGCAGGCGAGAAGATTGCTGGATAGAATTGTGGGGTATAAGATAAGTCCGCTTTTATGGAAAATAATTAATCGCAACGCCAGCGCTGGACGTGTACAGTCAGTTGCATTAAAACTGATTTGTGACTTGGAAGACGAGATAAATGCGTTTGTACCGCAAAAATACTGGGAAGTAAGTGCATTAATTGAAAAAGATATTAATCTTAATTTAGTAAAAATTGCAAATGAAAAAGTGGATAAAATTTTTGATGAAAAGGTTGTAAAAAAATTAAAAAAGGACTTGAAAGATGAGTCTTTGACAATTGAAAAAATTGAAGTTAAGAAGAAATCTCAAAGACCACCGCTTGTATTCAAAACGAGTACACTGCAGCAGCTTGCTTCCTCATATCTTGGTTACGGTGCAAGCAAAACAATGAGAATTGCACAGCAGCTTTATGAAGGGCTTCCAATTGATGGAGAAAATAAAGGACTTATAACTTATATGAGAACAGATTCTACAAGAATTTCTGTTGATGCTTTAAATATGGCAAAGGATTACATTACAAAAAATTATGGTGAAAAATACGTTGGAAAATATGTTGTAAAAAATTCAAAATCAAATGTTCAGGATGCCCACGAAGGAATCCGTCCATCTGACATTAACTTAGTTCCAGACGACATAAAAGTTTATTTAACAAATGAGCAGTATAGACTGTATAAATTAATTTGGGACAGATTTCTGGTTTCACAGTTTGCAGCGATGCAGTATGAGCAGATGCAGATTAACGCTGTGAATGGAGATTACAGTTTTCGTGGGACAATTAACAAAGTAATTTTTGATGGGTATTATAAGATTTTTAAAGACGAAGATGAAATTAAGACTGGGGATTTTCCAGAATTAAAGGAAGGCAATGTTCATCCGATAGACAAATTGAATGTGGAAGAAGGAATAACAAAGCCACCAACAAGATTTTCAGAAGCGACACTTGTAAAAAAACTGGAATCAGAAGGAATTGGACGTCCATCAACTTATGCTTCAATTGTCGAAACACTGAAAACAAGGGAATACGTGGAACTTATTGAAAAACGTTTTTATCCAACTTATTTGGGATACGAAGTAAAAGATGAGCTTGTGAAAAACTTTAAAGACATTATGAATGTGAAGTTTACGGCGAATATGGAAAAAGAACTGGATAAGGTTGAGGAAGGGACAGTTGAATGGGTGCAGCTTTTGAGAGCTTTTTATAATTCGCTTGAAAAGGAGATTAAAAAGTTTGAAAAAGAGATAGAAGAAATGAAAAATCGGAGAGTTGTTTCTGATGTATTAGATTCAGAAGGAAAGCCGATGATTTTAAAAACAGGACTGTATGGTAAATATTTAATAAGTGAGACAAATGAAAAGGAAAAAGTTTCGTTAAAGGGAATCGCTGTGTCGCCTGAAGAACTTAAAAAAGGGGAAATTTTTATAAAAACGGAAGTTGAAAAATTACAAAATAATAAAAAGGGAATTTTGACGGATTATTTTGATGAAAATGGAAACAGATATGTGTTGAAAGTTGGACGATTTGGAGAATATCTTGAAAGTGAAAATTATGAAAAAGATGAAAAAAGAATGTCGCTGCCAGCTGAATTGAAGCAGAAGTATAAAAAAGGCGCAGTAATAGAGCTAGATGGAGTATTACAAATAAATGATGAAATGAAACGGTTACAAGAAATTGACAGAAAAATAATAGAAGAAGCAGGAGTCTGTGAATTTTGCGGAAAACCGTATGAAATAAAAACTGGCAGATTTGGAAAATTTTTGGCTTGTACAGGCTATCCAGAATGTAAAACGATAAAAAATATAAAAACTGGAAAAGTTACGAGGGTGACTGAAAAAGAGGAAAAAGCTAAGAAAACTGTAAAAAAAGCGACGAAAAAAACAGTAACTAAATCAAAATCTACAGCTGCAAAGGCTAAAAAGACAACTGCGACTAAGAAGAAAACGACAACTAAAAAATCAACAGCCAAGAAATCTGAGTAA
- a CDS encoding tyrosine-type recombinase/integrase, whose translation MNNNDKDVEKEKEKDIGNKKNVENENLVMYVDKFLYYEEVILGKSFNTIRGYRRDLLQFMEYLDEYEKIHNFEEIEMMTFRSFIAYLNSPKRLMENDKNKTENSENLKSIKNLKKCKKKAKPKPVSRRSINRKISALRTFFKYLQEINVIETNKASYISMPKFEKELPNVLNRDDLNKLRHVINTEKITGIRDRLIIELLYSSGLRSIELINLSEFMIDIEEREIRVIGKGEKERVTFFSENAKKWLIKYIDEKKKQYENYTREVLIVNSKGKKLTTRSLRRLISGHVHEAGIEKEITPHVFRHSFAMELLNNGVEIQYLQELMGHSSIAATQVYTHVNKTFLKDIYMNAHSLAKE comes from the coding sequence ATGAATAATAATGACAAAGATGTTGAAAAAGAGAAAGAAAAAGATATCGGAAATAAAAAGAATGTAGAAAATGAAAATCTTGTAATGTATGTAGACAAATTTTTGTATTATGAAGAGGTTATTCTTGGAAAAAGTTTTAATACAATCAGAGGCTATCGGCGGGATTTACTGCAATTTATGGAATATCTGGATGAATATGAGAAAATTCATAATTTTGAGGAAATCGAAATGATGACTTTCAGATCGTTTATTGCATATTTAAATTCTCCAAAAAGATTAATGGAAAATGATAAAAATAAAACTGAAAATTCTGAAAATTTAAAAAGTATTAAAAATCTAAAAAAATGTAAAAAAAAGGCAAAACCAAAACCTGTATCTAGAAGAAGCATAAACAGAAAAATTTCAGCACTTCGGACATTTTTTAAATATCTTCAGGAAATAAACGTAATTGAAACGAACAAAGCGTCTTATATAAGTATGCCGAAATTTGAAAAGGAATTACCAAATGTACTGAATCGGGATGATTTAAACAAATTAAGACATGTCATAAACACAGAAAAAATTACTGGGATTCGGGACAGGCTGATTATTGAGCTGCTGTATTCGAGTGGACTTCGTTCGATAGAACTTATTAATTTAAGTGAATTTATGATTGATATTGAAGAGCGGGAAATTCGGGTTATTGGAAAAGGTGAGAAAGAAAGAGTTACTTTTTTTAGTGAAAATGCGAAAAAATGGCTTATAAAATATATTGATGAAAAGAAGAAGCAGTATGAAAATTATACTAGGGAAGTGCTTATTGTAAACAGTAAAGGGAAGAAATTAACGACACGTTCACTTAGAAGGCTTATTTCAGGACATGTGCATGAGGCTGGGATAGAAAAGGAAATAACGCCACATGTGTTTAGGCATTCATTTGCAATGGAGCTTTTGAACAATGGTGTAGAAATTCAGTATTTACAGGAATTAATGGGGCATAGCAGTATTGCTGCGACACAAGTTTATACTCACGTAAATAAGACTTTTTTGAAGGATATTTATATGAATGCACATTCATTGGCTAAGGAATAA
- the yqeH gene encoding ribosome biogenesis GTPase YqeH, translated as MIIKKCSGCGIELQFEDKNKEGYVPEEKFITQDNLLCQRCFKIKNYGENLVNNFSKEDYLKEVNESVKKSDIILPIFDIIDFEGSFTEEILDYLRDYRSIILINKIDLLPDFIHPTEISNWVKDRLAEEDIVPDDIAFISAKNRYGVNGIIRKIKNIFQNKKVKATVLGVSNVGKSSVINLLLGNNKITTSKYSGTTLKSINNRIPNSEITIIDTPGLIPDGRISDLISVENGLKLVPAGEISRKTFKLEENQVFMFDVFCRFKILENELLKSGSKPIFSAYASKSVKFHVAREERVETLLSGSFFEILEGSEKKKYFQNEFVTHEVEIEENEELVIAGLGWINVKRGPLKIQLEVPEKVKVVIRPSIFRNKK; from the coding sequence TTGATTATAAAAAAATGTAGTGGCTGTGGAATTGAGCTGCAGTTTGAGGATAAAAATAAGGAGGGGTATGTACCTGAGGAGAAGTTTATAACGCAGGATAATTTGCTTTGTCAGAGATGTTTTAAAATCAAGAATTATGGGGAAAATCTTGTGAATAATTTTAGTAAGGAAGATTATCTGAAGGAAGTAAATGAAAGTGTGAAAAAATCGGATATAATATTGCCAATTTTTGATATTATTGACTTTGAAGGTTCGTTTACTGAGGAAATTCTGGATTATTTGCGGGATTATAGATCAATAATTCTGATTAATAAAATTGACTTGCTACCTGACTTTATACATCCGACTGAAATTTCAAACTGGGTAAAGGACAGGCTTGCCGAAGAGGACATTGTGCCTGATGATATTGCTTTTATCAGTGCAAAAAATAGATATGGAGTGAATGGAATAATCAGAAAAATTAAAAATATTTTTCAAAATAAAAAGGTGAAGGCTACTGTGCTTGGAGTTTCAAACGTTGGAAAATCGTCAGTTATAAACTTGCTTTTAGGAAATAACAAGATAACAACTTCAAAATATTCTGGAACAACTTTAAAATCAATTAATAACAGGATTCCAAACAGTGAAATTACGATAATTGATACGCCTGGACTTATTCCAGATGGAAGGATTTCTGATTTAATCAGCGTGGAAAATGGGTTAAAACTTGTGCCAGCTGGAGAAATTTCACGAAAAACATTTAAACTTGAAGAAAATCAGGTATTTATGTTTGATGTTTTCTGCAGATTTAAAATATTGGAAAATGAGCTTTTGAAAAGCGGAAGTAAGCCTATTTTTTCCGCATATGCTTCAAAAAGTGTAAAATTCCATGTGGCTCGTGAGGAAAGAGTGGAAACCTTGTTAAGTGGAAGTTTTTTTGAAATTTTAGAAGGAAGTGAGAAAAAGAAATATTTTCAAAATGAATTTGTAACTCACGAAGTGGAAATAGAGGAAAATGAAGAGCTTGTAATTGCAGGGCTGGGATGGATTAATGTTAAAAGAGGACCTTTGAAGATACAGCTGGAAGTTCCTGAAAAAGTGAAAGTAGTTATAAGACCGTCGATTTTTAGAAATAAGAAATAA
- a CDS encoding MBL fold metallo-hydrolase, with the protein MKFSSLGSGSSGNSSYIEMGNKKFLIDAGFSGKKIVEKLNNIGKRIEDIKGIFVTHEHSDHIQGLGVISRKYDIPIYLHEVTYNVIKDKIGKIDKKNLNFIRNDKIKIENCVINNFEVMHDAKKCLGYTFEYEGKKLSYASDVGCVNNIIKENLKNSDVIVLESNYDYNMLMEGPYHWELKNRVKGRNGHLSNAEASKLIAQVLNEKLKKIYLMHISKDNNTPELAYNSLYGILERENKSHLEIEIINENGTEIYKI; encoded by the coding sequence ATGAAATTTTCAAGTTTGGGAAGCGGGAGCAGCGGAAATTCCAGCTATATTGAGATGGGAAATAAGAAATTTCTTATAGATGCAGGATTTAGTGGAAAAAAAATTGTAGAAAAATTAAATAACATTGGAAAAAGAATTGAAGATATAAAAGGAATATTTGTAACTCACGAACATTCTGATCATATTCAGGGACTAGGAGTTATTTCACGAAAATATGATATTCCAATTTATCTTCATGAGGTAACTTATAATGTAATTAAGGATAAAATTGGGAAAATTGACAAAAAAAATCTAAATTTTATAAGAAATGATAAAATTAAAATTGAAAATTGTGTTATAAATAATTTTGAAGTAATGCACGATGCCAAAAAATGTTTAGGATACACTTTTGAATATGAAGGGAAAAAGTTGTCCTATGCAAGCGATGTGGGCTGTGTGAACAATATTATTAAGGAAAATTTGAAAAATAGCGATGTAATCGTGCTTGAAAGCAATTATGACTATAATATGCTGATGGAAGGGCCTTATCACTGGGAACTGAAAAATCGCGTGAAAGGCAGAAATGGGCATCTTTCCAATGCAGAAGCATCAAAATTAATCGCGCAAGTTCTGAATGAAAAATTGAAAAAAATTTATCTAATGCACATAAGCAAGGATAATAACACGCCTGAACTAGCATATAATTCACTTTATGGGATTTTGGAACGTGAAAATAAAAGTCATTTGGAAATTGAAATTATTAATGAAAATGGAACAGAAATTTACAAAATATAA
- a CDS encoding uracil-DNA glycosylase — translation MWDDLKLEIDMCAKCVLEKVRIKPIIGEGNKNADILFVLDSVSEEEDNKQKLLADKNSEYFKKFLEYSKIDIEKCYFTTLTKCSPHGNLIDEDSILRCHEFLIAQIALINPKYIVTVGERATRFFLQNMIKEDIRNLVGQMYDFYGEIKIVPIYDISYLFKATDKEKWKLIKILEKL, via the coding sequence ATGTGGGATGACCTGAAATTAGAAATTGATATGTGTGCAAAATGTGTTTTGGAAAAAGTACGCATTAAGCCAATAATTGGTGAAGGAAATAAAAATGCGGATATTTTATTCGTTTTAGACAGCGTAAGTGAAGAAGAAGACAATAAACAAAAATTACTTGCTGATAAAAATAGTGAATATTTTAAAAAATTTCTAGAATATTCAAAGATAGATATAGAAAAATGCTATTTTACAACACTTACAAAATGCAGTCCACACGGCAATTTAATTGACGAAGACAGTATTTTAAGATGCCACGAATTTTTAATAGCGCAAATTGCCCTAATTAATCCTAAATATATTGTTACAGTCGGAGAAAGGGCAACAAGATTTTTTTTACAGAATATGATAAAAGAAGATATAAGAAATCTGGTTGGACAAATGTATGACTTTTATGGAGAAATTAAAATTGTTCCAATTTACGATATTTCATATTTATTCAAAGCGACGGATAAGGAAAAATGGAAATTAATAAAAATTTTGGAAAAATTATAA
- the ychF gene encoding redox-regulated ATPase YchF: MIGIGIVGLPNVGKSTLFNAITKTQNAEAANYPFATIEPNVGLVSVPDLRLKDLEKIVNPERTVGATVEFVDIAGLVKGASKGEGLGNQFLSNIRNTAAICQVVRCFDDDNIIHVEGSVDPIRDIETINAELIFADLDTVERAIQKNQKLARGGNAEGKELVAVLERCKVHLEEFKLLKTLEFTQREEELIKVYQFLTVKPMMFAANISEEDLTAGIENDYVKKVREFAKQYDSEVVTFSAKVEAELIEIEDEEERQMFIDELGIKEPSLNRLIRAGFKLLGLITYFTAGVKEVRAWTIKQGTNAQKSASEIHTDIEKGFIRAEVVSFDKFIELNGWNGAKEKGAMRLEGKEYIVQDGDVMFFRFNV, from the coding sequence ATGATAGGAATAGGAATTGTAGGATTACCAAACGTGGGAAAATCAACATTATTTAACGCAATAACAAAAACGCAGAATGCAGAAGCGGCAAATTATCCATTTGCAACAATTGAACCAAATGTGGGGCTTGTAAGTGTTCCTGATTTACGTCTAAAGGATTTGGAAAAAATAGTTAATCCAGAAAGAACAGTTGGAGCGACAGTTGAGTTTGTGGACATTGCAGGACTTGTAAAAGGTGCATCAAAAGGTGAAGGGCTAGGAAACCAGTTTTTGTCAAACATTAGAAATACAGCTGCAATTTGTCAAGTTGTAAGATGTTTTGATGATGATAATATTATTCACGTGGAAGGAAGCGTTGATCCTATAAGAGATATTGAAACAATTAATGCAGAATTGATTTTTGCTGATTTAGACACGGTTGAAAGGGCAATTCAGAAAAATCAGAAGCTGGCTCGTGGAGGAAACGCAGAAGGGAAAGAATTAGTTGCAGTTCTTGAAAGATGTAAAGTTCATCTGGAAGAATTTAAGTTATTAAAAACATTGGAATTTACACAAAGAGAAGAAGAATTAATAAAAGTTTATCAATTTTTGACAGTAAAACCAATGATGTTTGCCGCAAATATTTCGGAAGAAGACTTGACGGCTGGAATTGAAAATGATTACGTAAAAAAAGTGCGTGAATTTGCAAAACAGTATGACAGTGAAGTAGTAACTTTTTCAGCAAAAGTAGAAGCAGAATTAATTGAAATAGAAGATGAAGAAGAAAGACAAATGTTCATTGACGAATTAGGAATAAAAGAACCAAGCCTAAACAGACTAATTAGAGCAGGATTCAAATTGTTAGGATTAATCACATATTTTACAGCTGGAGTAAAAGAAGTAAGAGCATGGACAATAAAACAAGGAACAAATGCCCAAAAATCTGCCAGTGAAATTCACACGGACATTGAAAAAGGATTTATCAGAGCCGAAGTAGTATCTTTCGACAAATTTATCGAATTAAATGGATGGAACGGTGCAAAAGAAAAAGGTGCAATGAGATTGGAAGGGAAAGAGTACATTGTGCAAGATGGGGATGTAATGTTCTTCAGATTTAATGTCTAA